AACCCGGCTTCGCGTGGGCGCATGCGCCCGAACCGGATCTGGGGGCGACTGCGTGCGGGACGTGCCACACCCAGGACGACTGCACCAGTTGCCACGTCGCCCCGATTCCCGTTCCCGTGCAGCCGCTGCCGTCCCGATCCGCGACCCGCGCACCCGGCGTGGGCCTCGTGCGCGCCGAGCCCGACAGCCACCTGCGCCCCTTCTTCGCCACCGATCACGGTGCGCTGGCCGCCGGGTCACTCGCGTCCTGCAGCGGCTGCCACACCACCGAGACCTGCACGCAGTGCCACGACGCGCCGCGGTCGGGTGGGTTCCATCCATCGGCGTTCGCGGCCCGGCACGCGGCCGAGGCGTTCGGGGCCACGATGGACTGCGCGACCTGTCACAGCACCGAGGCGTTCTGCCGCGCCTGCCACGTGGAGGCGGGGCTCGGCTCGACGGGACGCCTGGGCCCGGGGTACCACGACGCGGAGCCGCTCTGGCTGCTGCGGCACGGACAACCGGCGCGGCAGGCGCTGGAGAGCTGCGCCGGTTGCCACCAGCAGCGCGATTGCCTGCAGTGCCATTCCACGACGGGCTCCTTCCAGGTGAGCCCGCACGGCCCGGACTTCGACGCTGACCGCGCCTGGGAGCGCTCCGCGCCGACGTGCCTGGCCTGCCACGTGGCCGATCCGCGGACCTTGCCGCGCTGAGCGACCCGGACGCAACGACGCCCCGCGGCCGGAGCCGCGGGGCGTCGGGTGCTCACGGTGGTGTCGGCGACCGCCTCAGCTCATGGGCACGGTCTGGAGGAGCTTCCCGTCCACACGCTCGAAGATCTCGTCGAGCGAGCGACCCGTGATCGTGAGGCCGTGGTTCTTCAGCCCCACCACCGCGCGTGCGGGATCGTCCGCCGTGCGTACGATGTCGGCGACGGCCTGGCCCAGCTCCCGGGTGCCGCACGGGTAGTTGAACTCGGTGGACGGCACGCCGTGCATCCAGGCGTGCACGTGGAGGATGGCCCCCACGTCCGGGTGCTCGCGGTAGATCATCCAGTGCTCGATGGCGTCCACCGACACGCGACGCGGCTCCACCCCGGGCGGAACCGACAACAGCATCGCGTTGCGCTCCGGGTCGTAGTCCTTCACCAGCAGGATGTCACGACCGATCACGCGCAGGTTGGACTTGTCCACCCCGCTCGCGCTCATCCAGAAGCGGGTCTCGTCCAGCCGAGCGCTCAGGTTGCCGTAGGAGAGGCCGCCCAGCCCGTAGAGACGCTTGAGGTGGCGGATGTCGCGCTCCGTCAGGTACTCGTGCATCGGGAACGGAGCGGGAAGCAGCTCCAGCTCGTTCAGGTGCTGGCCGGCGCGGTGGATGGACTCGGTGATCCCATCCCCGTTCCAGAGCGCCTCGGGCAGGTCCTCGTCGAAGACGTTG
Above is a window of Gemmatimonadota bacterium DNA encoding:
- a CDS encoding class II aldolase/adducin family protein; translation: AEPRPFRRRAQAVFLAGVADVDGPFDSHLVHGYPLLIRSLSNLFIALVDGEAQDPDIHFVTPEQGHYVVAGNCDRPQYFEQVYRRIEPLASSRLVIDNVFDEDLPEALWNGDGITESIHRAGQHLNELELLPAPFPMHEYLTERDIRHLKRLYGLGGLSYGNLSARLDETRFWMSASGVDKSNLRVIGRDILLVKDYDPERNAMLLSVPPGVEPRRVSVDAIEHWMIYREHPDVGAILHVHAWMHGVPSTEFNYPCGTRELGQAVADIVRTADDPARAVVGLKNHGLTITGRSLDEIFERVDGKLLQTVPMS